The following coding sequences lie in one bacterium genomic window:
- a CDS encoding radical SAM protein: MVLFYLLKRLRNKLHSINVNRKLKVLHSWGTGRTFKLPEEICIELTRRCNLRCSMCYQQHNQIRAEDELSLEEIKNIFDKLKLITINLVGGEIFIRKDILDILNYFAERGIVIQNLTTNATLINEENALHLARLIKARVIRNISLSFDGKGETHDIIRRANDAFKRAFNGAERLLTSLNALGINTDKCVHINSVISKTNVKSFDECLDVAKELGIKNVVFNHLIYNTAEDLNKSAEMTGNPELGLFDTCSEEQSIQLEEFPLLLSTWQKALRKAGKLGINMHSRPVSKLEHIKDYYRHDYNPRGVCTYPFFICRINSDGTVPFCLLMQHKMGNIRNESLISIWNNTEFKRMRKKLLSGIYPVCKRCCKLVTY; this comes from the coding sequence ATGGTCTTATTCTATCTTCTAAAAAGGCTCAGGAATAAACTTCACAGTATTAATGTTAATAGGAAATTAAAAGTTCTACATTCATGGGGAACAGGAAGAACTTTTAAATTACCTGAAGAGATTTGTATTGAACTTACAAGAAGATGTAATCTCAGATGCTCAATGTGTTATCAGCAACACAATCAGATTCGTGCTGAAGACGAATTATCCTTAGAAGAAATAAAAAATATATTCGATAAGTTAAAACTAATAACTATAAACCTTGTTGGAGGGGAAATTTTTATTCGCAAGGATATTCTCGATATTCTGAATTATTTTGCTGAGAGAGGGATAGTCATCCAAAACTTAACAACAAATGCTACTTTAATAAATGAAGAAAATGCTTTGCATTTAGCTCGTCTTATTAAAGCCAGAGTAATCCGTAACATTTCTTTATCCTTTGATGGAAAAGGGGAGACACACGATATAATACGAAGGGCTAATGATGCATTTAAACGCGCATTTAATGGAGCTGAAAGACTTCTAACCTCATTAAATGCTCTTGGCATAAATACAGATAAGTGTGTGCACATTAATTCAGTAATTTCAAAGACTAATGTAAAATCTTTTGATGAGTGTCTTGATGTTGCAAAAGAACTTGGCATAAAGAACGTTGTATTTAATCACCTTATCTACAATACTGCTGAGGACTTGAATAAATCCGCAGAGATGACTGGGAATCCAGAATTAGGGCTATTTGATACATGTTCAGAAGAGCAAAGCATTCAGTTAGAGGAATTTCCTCTGTTATTAAGTACATGGCAGAAAGCTCTGAGAAAAGCTGGCAAGCTTGGAATAAATATGCACTCACGACCTGTGAGTAAACTAGAACATATTAAAGATTACTACAGACATGATTATAATCCCAGAGGAGTTTGCACATATCCGTTTTTTATATGCAGAATAAATTCCGATGGAACCGTGCCTTTTTGTCTCCTAATGCAGCATAAAATGGGTAATATTCGAAATGAATCCCTTATATCTATATGGAACAATACTGAATTCAAGAGGATGAGAAAAAAACTTTTATCTGGAATCTACCCAGTATGCAAAAGATGTTGCAAACTAGTTACTTATTAA
- a CDS encoding oligosaccharide flippase family protein translates to MEYLKKFILKFIGQNQLKRTLIKNTGFMFGGDIATKTFRLLIILILGKILSPNEYGQLFEAMAVVLVISELIDVRIGEAVTKFATDYLVKNQKNKALSIIRIGYLVDTLLGILCFCIIMLIGDIVAQKVFHGHVSSRLIKIYALSPLLSTVNGTSLAIIQTFKKFKIMSVFNALSAFARFVFPVSLVGLGLEYIMFGYVLAAFIPAVCLSVVVLKLIKTQFKGIRASNILPEMKKILPFTFHTTISVTFKSVIREMDVVLLGFFKSPEIVAYYKIALAYVNTLGFVTGPVGTVIYPTLTSLWAEKNISLYKKILRKISSVMIFVSGAGAAIIVIAGPHIFRIWKPVYLNSMPAIRVMIFAVILSNIFCWMRSTILSSGKPYISTISNMGGAIALILASFLLVPWLGLMGMAITYVLVYTAIISIALIMLRKSVFNYEF, encoded by the coding sequence ATGGAATATCTTAAGAAATTCATTTTAAAATTTATAGGACAGAATCAGCTTAAGAGGACATTGATCAAAAATACTGGTTTTATGTTTGGAGGTGATATTGCAACAAAGACATTCCGTCTATTGATAATTCTTATTCTTGGCAAGATATTATCTCCCAATGAGTATGGCCAGTTGTTTGAAGCAATGGCAGTGGTTCTTGTAATAAGTGAACTTATTGATGTTAGAATTGGGGAAGCAGTTACCAAGTTTGCAACAGATTACCTCGTAAAAAACCAGAAGAATAAAGCTCTAAGTATCATTAGAATAGGATATTTGGTAGATACGCTTTTAGGAATATTGTGTTTTTGTATTATCATGTTGATTGGAGATATTGTAGCGCAAAAGGTATTTCACGGTCATGTGTCCTCAAGACTAATAAAAATATATGCTTTGTCTCCTCTTCTCTCAACAGTGAATGGTACCTCTCTTGCAATAATTCAAACATTTAAAAAATTTAAGATAATGAGTGTATTCAACGCATTAAGCGCATTTGCAAGGTTCGTTTTTCCCGTCAGTCTTGTCGGGCTCGGTTTAGAATATATAATGTTTGGTTATGTTCTGGCAGCTTTTATACCTGCAGTTTGTTTATCAGTTGTTGTATTGAAGCTTATAAAGACACAATTCAAGGGAATCAGGGCATCAAATATTCTTCCAGAGATGAAAAAAATTCTGCCGTTTACCTTTCACACAACAATTTCTGTTACTTTTAAATCCGTTATCAGAGAAATGGATGTAGTGCTGCTGGGATTTTTTAAGTCACCGGAAATAGTTGCCTATTACAAAATAGCTCTTGCGTATGTCAACACACTCGGATTTGTAACAGGTCCTGTTGGCACAGTTATTTACCCAACTTTAACCTCTCTATGGGCAGAGAAAAATATTTCACTCTATAAAAAAATATTACGAAAAATAAGCAGTGTAATGATTTTTGTATCCGGTGCTGGAGCTGCTATTATAGTTATTGCAGGTCCACATATTTTCAGAATATGGAAACCGGTATATCTTAATTCAATGCCTGCAATACGAGTAATGATATTTGCTGTTATACTATCAAATATTTTCTGCTGGATGAGGTCTACAATTTTATCTTCAGGTAAGCCGTATATATCTACGATTAGCAATATGGGCGGCGCCATTGCGCTTATTCTCGCATCGTTTCTGCTGGTTCCGTGGCTGGGGCTCATGGGTATGGCGATTACTTATGTGCTGGTCTATACTGCGATAATTTCAATTGCATTAATAATGCTTAGAAAGTCTGTTTTTAATTATGAATTCTAA